The genome window ACTTCTTTAAAGCTTGATAGACGATGAAAATTCTTTCTGACCCAATTCTTACCTTGAAGCCAAATATCCTCGACTGGATTTTGCTCTGGGGCATTGGCGCAAATCTTAATAAACGAACTTTCCATTCTGATTCTGGAAGTCCCCCATTTAATTTCTCTAAATAAGTTCTTAAACCTTCAGAACGATGATAACTTGCACCATCCCAAATAATCACATGACGGGCTTCTTTATATCTGTAAATGAGCCAGTTAATAAAGTCTATCGTATATTTTGTATCAGCTTTCTTTGCCCTATCTAAAATAAATTCTCCCGTATAAATATTCACCGCTCCATACCACGTTTGAGAAGTGCGATAATTACTCATCTTTATTGACGTTCTTTCTCCTTTTTTCGACCAAACATAACCACAAATATCTCCCCACAA of Thioflexithrix psekupsensis contains these proteins:
- a CDS encoding transposase, producing the protein MQDESHQLWGDICGYVWSKKGERTSIKMSNYRTSQTWYGAVNIYTGEFILDRAKKADTKYTIDFINWLIYRYKEARHVIIWDGASYHRSEGLRTYLEKLNGGLPESEWKVRLLRFAPMPQSKIQSRIFGFKVRIGSERIFIVYQALKKSLVCLRPFCQVKCLSLKN